Proteins from a genomic interval of Musa acuminata AAA Group cultivar baxijiao chromosome BXJ1-9, Cavendish_Baxijiao_AAA, whole genome shotgun sequence:
- the LOC135593378 gene encoding protein FLX-like 1, which produces MSGRSRMPQHGMKGPPPSLHDVPPPPFGGRGRGPIHHAALLKEMRDGPPFGLRGGHAPHPAVIEERLAAQHQEIQGLLADNQRLAATHVALKQELDAAQDEIRRMSHAVASMQADRDLQLRETYEKSMKLESELRAAEAMRGELIQIRGDIQKLNAVRQELTGQVQAVTQDLTRASADLQQAPAIKAEIEAIKQETQRVRAAIEYEKKGYAENYEQGQVMEKNLISMAREVEKLRAEVANAEKRARAAAAAGNQGAVYSGNYGNPDPNYGANPYPSGYGVNPVPGVTDAGPQYGSGSGHGSWGAYDMQRAHGRR; this is translated from the exons ATGTCGGGGAGGAGCCGTATGCCGCAGCACGGCATGAAGGGCCCGCCGCCGTCGCTCCACGATGTGCCGCCTCCCCCTTTCGGCGGCCGCGGGCGCGGCCCGATCCACCACGCCGCCCTCCTCAAGGAGATGAGAGACGGCCCCCCTTTCGGCCTCCGCGGTGGCCATGCCCCTCACCCTGCCGTCATCGAGGAACGCCTCGCCGCCCAACACCAGGAGATCCAGGGCCTTCTCGCCGACAACCAGCGCCTCGCCGCCACCCACGTCGCCCTCAAGCAGGAGCTCGACGCTGCCCAGGACGAGATCCGCCGCATGTCCCACGCCGTCGCCTCCATGCAAGCCGACAGGGATCTGCAGCTTCGTGAG ACTTATGAGAAGTCGATGAAGCTGGAATCGGAGCTGCGAGCTGCGGAGGCTATGAGGGGGGAGCTGATACAGATCCGTGGGGACATACAGAAGCTCAATGCGGTGAGGCAGGAGCTGACAGGTCAGGTTCAGGCCGTTACCCAGGACTTGACTCGTGCCTCGGCAGATTTGCAACAGGCACCAGCGATTAAAGCTGAAATTGAAGCCATCAAGCAGGAAACTCAACGGGTGAG GGCTGCTATCGAGTATGAGAAGAAGGGTTATGCAGAGAATTATGAGCAAGGGCAAGTTATGGAGAAGAATTTGATTTCAATGGCACGTGAGGTTGAGAAGTTAAGAGCTGAGGTCGCTAATGCTGAAAAACGGGCAcgagcagcagcagctgctgggAATCAAG GTGCAGTTTATAGTGGAAATTATGGCAATCCAGATCCCAATTATGGTGCAAATCCGTATCCATCTGGCTATGGCGTGAATCCT GTTCCTGGAGTGACGGATGCTGGTCCTCAGTATGGATCTGGGTCTGGCCATGGTTCTTGGGGAGCATATGACATGCAACGAGCTCATGGACGCCGATAA
- the LOC135593380 gene encoding uncharacterized protein LOC135593380 yields MCSSNIKSDHAAVAEIDGRPVLQPASNRVTLSEAGWPLKKPLQKSASLPTWFTKTAACFDVDSGDSNLGALPKLSPPPSPTSKPARIVPNRGNEPNGLCSSTEKPVVPKVPIKSAAMVRKNPKKSAGGSQVAVSIDFSSAFEFDRVPGSIAAAQREHAALVQAQRKLRVAHYGRTAAKLEEMVVSVDHPGNGTSGHEEKKCCFITPNSDHVYVAYHDEEWGVPVHDDRMLFELLVLTGAQAGMDWTAILKKRNGFRAAFAEFDAWTVSKFTERQMASISVEHGLDLGRVRGVVANANRILEVRREFESLDKYLWGFVNHKPISTSYRSCRKIPAKTSKSESISKDMVRRGFRFVGPTVVHSFMQAAGLTNDHIVSCPRHRHCSTLSAIN; encoded by the exons ATGTGCAGCTCAAATATCAAGTCAGACCACGCAGCGGTGGCCGAGATTGACGGAAGGCCGGTCCTGCAGCCGGCTTCCAACCGCGTCACGCTGTCGGAAGCCGGCTGGCCGCTCAAGAAACCCCTACAGAAGTCGGCCTCCTTGCCCACATGGTTCACCAAAACTGCTGCCTGCTTTGATGTCGATTCTGGTGACAGTAACCTCGGTGCCCTGCCTAAGCTCTCGCCACCGCCGTCTCCCACGTCGAAGCCGGCGAGGATCGTACCCAACCGAGGCAACGAGCCGAACGGCCTCTGTTCCAGCACTGAAAAGCCCGTAGTGCCCAAGGTCCCCATCAAGTCGGCTGCGATGGTGAGGAAGAACCCCAAGAAATCCGCCGGAGGGAGCCAAGTGGCGGTTTCGATCGACTTCTCGTCGGCGTTTGAGTTCGACAGAGTTCCTGGAAGCATTGCAGCTGCGCAGAGGGAGCATGCCGCGCTCGTGCAAGCGCAGAGGAAGCTGCGCGTCGCACACTACGGACGGACGGCGGCTAAGCTTGAAGAGATGGTGGTTTCCGTTGACCATCCCGGCAACGGCACGAGCGGCCATGAGGAGAAGAAATGCTGCTTCATAACACCAAATTCAG ATCATGTATATGTTGCTTACCATGATGAGGAGTGGGGAGTTCCGGTCCACGATGACAG AATGCTGTTTGAGTTGCTAGTGCTAACCGGTGCTCAAGCTGGGATGGATTGGACTGCCATACTGAAGAAAAGGAATGGGTTCAG GGCAGCATTTGCTGAATTTGACGCATGGACGGTCTCCAAGTTTACAGAGAGGCAGATGGCTTCAATCAGTGTGGAACACGGGCTGGATTTGGGAAGAGTTAGAGGGGTTGTGGCAAATGCTAACAGAATCTTAGAG GTGAGAAGAGAGTTCGAGTCCTTGGACAAGTATCTGTGGGGGTTCGTCAACCACAAGCCCATCTCCACCAGCTACAGGTCATGCAGAAAAATCCCTGCTAAGACCTCCAAATCGGAGTCCATCAGCAAAGACATGGTTCGCCGCGGGTTCCGGTTCGTCGGCCCGACCGTCGTCCACTCCTTCATGCAGGCCGCCGGCCTCACCAACGACCACATCGTCTCCTGCCCCCGCCACCGCCATTGCTCAACCCTCTCTGCTATAAACTGA